From the Tripterygium wilfordii isolate XIE 37 chromosome 6, ASM1340144v1, whole genome shotgun sequence genome, one window contains:
- the LOC120000205 gene encoding U2 small nuclear ribonucleoprotein A'-like — protein sequence MVRLTADLIWKSPHFFNAIKERELDLRGNKIAVIENLGATEDQFDTIDLSDNEIVKLENFPNLNRLGTLIINNNRITRINPNIGEFLPKLHSLVLTNNRLVNLVEIDPLASLPRLQFLSLLDNNITKKPNYRLYVIHKLKSLRVLDFRKVKNKERVEAAHLFASKEVEEEIKKIPTKTITPSEVPNVSETAEEQQAPKMVAPTPEQIIAIKAAIVNSQTLEEVARLEKALKSGLIPEDLKIPVGSSGGDTMEEDDTMASENPEENNVEPKTVEEPKDNEATPMEQE from the exons ATGGTGAGGCTAACGGCGGATCTGATATGGAAAAGTCCGCATTTTTTCAATGCCATAAAGGAGCGGGAATTGGATCTTCGAG GTAACAAGATTGCTGTAATCGAGAACTTAGGCGCCACGGAG GACCAATTTGATACCATTGATTTGTCGGACAATGAGATTGTCAAGCTTGAAAACTTTCCCAATCTCAATCGGTTGGGAACCTTGATTATAAATAACAACAGGATTACTCGTATTAATCCCAACATTGGAG AGTTCTTGCCAAAGCTGCACTCGTTAGTTCTAACTAACAACAGGCTTGTCAACTTGGTGGAGATTGATCCTCTTGCCTCCCTTCCTAGGCTGCAGTTCCTTAGCCTGCTGGATAACAATATCACAAAGAAACCTAATTATCGGCTTTACGTAATTCACAAACTAAAGTCGCTTCGGGTTCTGGATTTCAGGAAAGTGAAAAACAAG GAAAGAGTGGAAGCAGCACATTTGTTTGCATCTAAAGAAGTTGAGGAGGAGATTAAAAAGATTCCCACAAAGACAATCACTCCCAGTGAGGTTCCAAACGTTTCAGAAACAGCAGAGGAACAACAGGCTCCAAAAATGGTTGCCCCAACTCCTGAGCAAATTATAGCCATCAAG GCTGCCATTGTGAATTCTCAGACTCTTGAAGAGGTTGCAAGACTTGAAAAG GCTTTGAAATCAGGACTGATTCCCGAAGATCTGAAAATTCCAGTTGGTAGTAGTGGAGGCGACACAATGGAAGAAGATGACACAATGGCTTCCGAGAATCCCGAAGAAAATAATGTTGAGCCAAAGACTGTAGAGGAACCAAAGGACAATGAAGCTACCCCAATGGAGCAG GAATAG
- the LOC120000204 gene encoding hsp70 nucleotide exchange factor FES1, with the protein MGRSFTAAGGVSRVLVIMLLLLTVGAKDPNRNSTSGGLVWSTAKDEGDLLGKTEPEDAAAELNDHEHLDGGFSSLDGMLQWAIGHSDPEKLKERAQDAQRLSPTELKKRQMEIKEILDQLKMPSDAQLMQIAIDDLNNSSLSLEDRHRALEELLILVEPIDNANDLNKLGGLLVVIGELNHPDTDTRRLSAWVLGKASQNNPAVQKQVLEHGALPTLMNMVRSSFSDEAIKALYAVSALIRNNVAGQELFCTETGDKMLQDILSNSSIDVRLRRKAVSLFGHLAECQLEKQGKADMPFLCNQFFLKSVVDVTSSNDLDLQEKALATIKALLELRTTEALIFKNYCDLEGALERMRKQLQHLMADEDHKEYATDVENLRREVELVYSKKLGEALKVPT; encoded by the exons ATGGGGCGGAGCTTTACAGCTGCCGGAGGGGTTTCCCGTGTTTTGGTAATAATGTTATTGTTGTTAACAGTTGGAGCTAAGGATCCCAATCGGAACTCTACTTCCGGAGGGCTAGTGTGGTCCACCGCCAAGGACGAAGGGGATCTCCTCGGCAAGACTGAACCCGAGGATGCGGCGGCGGAACTAAACGACCACGAACACCTCGACGGAGGATTTTCCTCCCTCGATGGGATGTTGCAGTGGGCTATTG GTCATTCTGATCctgagaaattgaaagaaaggGCTCAAGATGCCCAGCGTCTTTCTCCTACTGAGCTGAAGAAGCGTCAGATGGAAATTAAG GAAATTTTGGATCAATTAAAAATGCCATCTGATGCACAATTGATGCAAATTGCAATAGATGACCTGAATAATTCCTCTTTATCTTTGGAAGATCGCCATCGTGCATTAGAGGAGCTCCTTATACTTGTGGAGCCTATAGATAATGCAAATG ATCTGAACAAACTCGGAGGCCTTCTTGTTGTTATAGGAGAGCTTAATCATCCTGATACAGATACAAGGAGACTTTCTGCATGGGTTCTAGGAAAAGCTAGTCAAAATAATCCAGCTGTTCAGAAGCAG GTTCTGGAACATGGGGCATTGCCTACACTAATGAATATGGTAAGATCTAGTTTCTCTGATGAAGCCATCAAGGCATTATATGCTGTTTCAGCTTTGATTCGAAATAATGTAGCTGGTCAAGAGTTGTTCTGTACAGAAACTGGAGATAAGATGCTTCAG gacATTCTAAGCAACTCAAGCATTGATGTCAGACTGCGGAGAAAAGCCGTCTCTCTGTTTGGTCATCTGGCTGAGTGTCAATTAGAAAAGCAAGGCAAAGCTGATATGCCTTTCTTGTGCAATCAATTCTTTTTAAAGTCTGTGGTTGATGTGACTTCATCAAATGATCTTGATCTTCAGGAGAAG GCCCTTGCCACAATTAAGGCTCTTCTGGAACTCAGAACAACTGAAGCTCTGATATTTAAGAACTACTGTGATTTGGAGGGTGCCTTGGAGAGGATGCGGAAACAACTGCAACATTTAATGGCAGATGAAGACCACAAGGAGTATGCGACGGACGTTGAAAACCTCCGCAGAGAAGTGGAGCTCGTTTATAGTAAAAAGCTGGGAGAG GCGTTGAAGGTTCCGACATGA
- the LOC120000182 gene encoding DNA repair RAD52-like protein 2, chloroplastic produces the protein MGLQLRCNGGVTMLPGSGLEVSRGGSNRRSQRMGGRQPHLAGLVMAVNGGDGGGVEGSKKKAVPNSNYVVPMDKSFSSSYATCITRPLVEILRDLNKRIPENIVKPPPSHYPSSSTFSVPWYHANRMLSFYAPGWCGEIRDVVFSDNGSVTVVYRVTLRGSDGEAHRESTGTVSSSEPNIADPVAAAEEIAFCKACARFGLGLYLYHEE, from the exons ATGGGTTTGCAATTGCGCTGCAATGGGGGAGTCACGATGTTACCCGGCTCGGGTTTGGAGGTATCACGGGGCGGTAGTAATAGACGGAGTCAAAGGATGGGAGGAAGACAACCTCATCTGGCGGGGCTCGTTATGGCCGTCAACGGAGGCGATGGTGGCGGCGTCGAAGGTAGCAAGAAGAAAGCGGTGCCGAATTCGAACTATGTGGTGCCGATGGACAAGTCCTTTTCGTCTTCCTATGCGACCTGCATCACTCGACCTCTGGTTGAGATCCTCCGAGACCTGAACAAGAGGATCCCCGAAAACATCGTTAAACCTCCTCCTTCTCATTATCCTTCCTCCTCCACCTTCTCTGTCCCCTG GTACCATGCCAATCGGATGTTGAGCTTCTACGCCCCTG GGTGGTGTGGAGAAATACGTGATGTTGTGTTCTCTGACAATGGAAGTGTGACTGTGGTCTACCGTGTCACTTTACGGGGATCTGATGGAGAG GCACATCGGGAGTCAACTGGGACAGTATCATCCAGTGAGCCCAACATTGCGGATCCAGTTGCTGCAGCTGAAGAAATAGCTTTCTGCAAAGCATGTGCTCGCTTCGGTCTTGGCTTGTATCTGTATCATGAAGAATAG
- the LOC120000180 gene encoding uncharacterized protein LOC120000180, giving the protein MADCLWIHHHQNQYQIHREIGSIGASYHSYGPHQHLLRVRLSIFNRPRRRTAISCSYDDQEKIGPPAPPPSPPSNGTGIQLYGQIERLITETVRESQGAWGGSSDWSEVEGAWVLKPKSSKPNSVVHFIGGIFVGAAPQLTYRLFLERLAQKGILVIATPYPSGFDHFFIADEVQFKFDRCHRFLRETVQDLPTFGIGHSLGSVIHLLIGSRYAVQRNGNILMAFNNKEASLAIPLFSPVLVPMAQSLGPLLSQIAMSPTIRLGAEMTLKQIENLSPPMMKQVLPLVEQLPPLYMDLVKGREDFIPKPEETRRLIKSYYGVSRNLLIKFRDDTIDETSVLAQVLASESAISSLLDMSIRLLPGDHGLPLKQALPDVPPAMADAVNRGSEFLANLTVGTPWETVAKEVGNTLGADSRILRAETSKDIDMLVDVITSWTASNAGPKLLRP; this is encoded by the exons ATGGCGGATTGTCTATGGatccatcatcatcaaaaccagTATCAAATTCACCGTGAAATTGGCTCTATTGGAGCTTCGTATCATAGTTATGGTCCGCATCAGCATCTTCTCCGGGTTCGATTGTCGATATTTAATCGTCCCCGTCGCAGAACTGCAATCTCATGTAGTTACGACGATCAGGAAAAGATAGGGCCACCAGCACCACCACCAAGCCCACCATCTAACGGAACTGGAATTCAACTCTACGGTCAGATTGAAAG ATTAATAACGGAGACGGTAAGGGAATCGCAAGGGGCATGGGGTGGTTCAAGCGATTGGAGTGAAGTTGAG GGAGCATGGGTTCTCAAACCAAAAAGCTCAAAACCCAATTCGGTTGTACATTTTATTGGTGGTATATTTGTTGGGGCTGCCCCCCAGCTTACCTACCGTTTGTTTCTCGAGCGCCTTGCACAGAA GGGTATTCTGGTTATAGCAACACCATATCCGAGTGGATTTGATCACTTCTTCATCGCGGATGAAGTGCAGTTCAAATTTGATAGATGTCATCGGTTTCTACGTGAAACA GTACAAGATCTTCCCACCTTTGGTATTGGGCATTCTTTGGGATCTGTCATTCACCTTTTGATTG GATCAAGATATGCTGTGCAAAGAAATGGGAATATATTGATGGCATTCAACAACAAG GAAGCAAGCTTAGCTATTCCTTTATTCTCTCCTGTTCTTGTCCCAATGGCTCAAAGCCTTGGTCCACTTTTATCACAAATTGCAATGTCGCCGACTATTCGACTTGGG GCAGAGATGACATTGAAGCAAATAGAGAACCTGAGCCCTCCTATGATGAAACAAGTTCTTCCTCTGGTTGAGCAACTTCCTCCCTTATACATGGACTTGGTTAAGGGAAGAGAAGATTTCATTCCAAAACCAGAAGAAACTCGCCGACTT ATAAAATCATATTATGGCGTTTCAAGGAACCTTCTCATTAAATTTAGGGATGATACAATCGACGAAACTTCAGTACTAGCTCAGGTTCTTGCCTCAGAATCAGCCATTAGTTCACTGCTAGACATGTCCATTCGCCTGTTACCTGGAGATCACGGGCTCCCTCTAAAGCAG GCTCTCCCAGACGTTCCACCAGCAATGGCAGATGCAGTAAATCGTGGAAGTGAGTTTTTAGCAAATCTGACTGTGGGAACACCATGGGAGACTGTTGCCAAAGAAGTAGGAAACACATTGGGTGCAGACTCGAGAATACTTCGTGCAGAAACCTCGAAAGACATTGACATGCTTGTGGATGTGATCACATCTTGGACGGCTTCGAATGCTGGTCCAAAACTTTTGAGGCCCTGA
- the LOC120000181 gene encoding probable glycosyltransferase At5g03795, which translates to MAKKTSKRRKPTGQLSGEPLLAVFVTALVFVSAFCFFLFVRSIDNGNLPTIQQVNSRSPMKATTFSAVSNFSNAGGQAAVPSARIAVVESGPYHDWKIFAADFRDMMRQLKIFVYPDLYRKVGSFAEIFLAHPNPFNPKIGNYVSEHLFKLALLRSSLITTNPEEAHFFFLPFSVNHLRNDRRVHSEDAIADFVANYVVKISQEFTFWNASAGADHFFVCCHSVGREASSKHPHLHNNAIQVTCSSSYFQRFYIAHKDIGLPQVWPRRDEHPLNPPQARDKLAYFAGRIQNSRVRQELLDLWGNDTDIEVFDKSPLRYEEGFRRSKYCIHAKGYEVNTARLSDAMHYGCIPVIVSNYYDLPFANVLDWTKFSILINQADISLLKKKLLSIPTEAYLAMYHDLCRVRRHFKWHIPPKGYDSFHMTAYQLWLRRGIHRLSH; encoded by the coding sequence ATGGCTAAGAAGACTAGCAAACGGAGGAAACCCACTGGGCAGCTCTCAGGAGAACCGCTACTGGCGGTGTTTGTGACGGCATTGGTTTTTGTCTCCGCCTTttgctttttcctttttgtccGGAGCATTGACAATGGCAATTTGCCAACAATTCAACAAGTTAATTCCAGATCACCAATGAAAGCAACCACCTTTTCGGCGGTATCGAACTTCAGCAACGCCGGTGGTCAGGCCGCCGTACCGTCGGCCAGAATTGCGGTTGTAGAATCAGGCCCTTATCACGATTGGAAGATTTTTGCTGCAGATTTTCGGGATATGATGCGCCAGCTGAAGATCTTTGTTTATCCTGATTTGTACCGGAAAGTGGGCTCCTTCGCTGAGATTTTTCTTGCTCATCCGAACCCATTTAACCCGAAAATCGGGAATTACGTGAGCGAGCACTTGTTCAAGTTGGCTCTGCTTCGCAGTTCACTGATTACAACCAATCCGGAGGAAGCccacttttttttcctcccGTTTTCCGTCAACCACCTCCGAAACGACCGCCGCGTGCACTCCGAGGACGCAATCGCTGACTTCGTGGCCAACTACGTCGTAAAAATCAGCCAGGAATTCACATTCTGGAATGCCTCCGCGGGCGCCGATCACTTCTTTGTCTGTTGTCACTCGGTCGGACGAGAAGCTTCATCCAAGCATCCTCATCTTCACAACAATGCCATTCAGGTCACTTGCTCTTCCAGCTACTTTCAGAGATTCTACATTGCACACAAAGATATAGGCTTGCCCCAAGTGTGGCCTCGCCGTGACGAGCATCCCTTGAACCCTCCACAAGCAAGGGACAAGCTTGCTTACTTCGCCGGACGCATCCAGAACTCTCGTGTTCGACAGGAGCTTTTGGATTTGTGGGGAAACGATACTGACATAGAAGTGTTCGACAAAAGTCCTCTTAGATACGAAGAAGGGTTCAGGAGAAGCAAATACTGCATCCACGCTAAAGGTTATGAAGTGAACACTGCGAGGCTCAGCGATGCAATGCACTACGGTTGCATTCCTGTTATAGTTTCCAACTACTACGATCTCCCATTTGCTAATGTTTTGGACTGGACCAAGTTTTCAATCCTCATCAACCAAGCAGACATTTCATTGTTGAAGAAGAAATTGTTGTCAATACCCACAGAGGCGTATCTGGCCATGTACCATGATCTGTGCCGTGTTAGGAGACACTTCAAATGGCATATACCGCCCAAGGGTTATGACTCCTTCCACATGACTGCTTACCAGTTATGGTTGAGAAGAGGTATTCATCGATTGTCTCACTAA
- the LOC119999681 gene encoding probable xyloglucan endotransglucosylase/hydrolase protein B translates to MAYLRWILFLGMLFMVSQTMGAPPRRPVDVPFGRNYMPTWAFDHIKYFNGGSEIQLQLDKYTGTGFQSKGSYLFGHFSMQMKLVPGDSAGTVTAFYLSSQNSEHDEIDFEFLGNRSGQPYILQTNVFTGGKGDREQRIYLWFDPTTAYHQYSVLWNLYQIVFFVDDVPIRVFKNCKDLGVKFPFNQPMKIYSSLWNADDWATRGGLEKTDWSKAPFIASYKSFHIDGCEASVQAKFCDTQGKRWWDQKEFQDLDGYQYRRLKWVRSKFTIYNYCNDRVRYPTLSPECKRDADI, encoded by the exons ATGGCTTATTTACGATGGATTCTGTTTCTGGGTATGCTGTTTATGGTTTCTCAAACAATGGGGGCTCCCCCAAGAAGGCCTGTTGATGTGCCATTCGGCAGGAACTATATGCCTACATGGGCTTTTGACCACATCAAGTACTTCAATGGAGGCTCTGAGATCCAGCTCCAATTGGATAAATACACTG GTACTGGCTTCCAATCCAAAGGGTCGTACTTATTTGGCCACTTCAGTATGCAAATGAAGCTGGTCCCAGGCGATTCTGCAGGAACTGTTACTGCTTTTTAT TTATCTTCTCAAAACTCAGAGCACGATGAGATAGACTTTGAGTTCTTGGGGAACAGGAGTGGTCAGCCTTACATTTTACAGACCAATGTGTTCACTGGAGGAAAGGGAGACAGAGAGCAGAGAATCTATCTCTGGTTTGATCCCACCACGGCATACCACCAATACTCTGTTCTCTGGAACCTTTACCAGATTGT GTTCTTTGTTGATGACGTACCAATTAGAGTATTCAAGAACTGCAAGGACTTGGGAGTAAAATTCCCATTCAACCAACCAATGAAGATCTACTCGAGCTTGTGGAATGCCGATGATTGGGCCACAAGGGGTGGGCTTGAAAAGACTGACTGGTCCAAGGCCCCATTCATTGCATCCTACAAGAGCTTTCACATCGATGGGTGCGAGGCCTCTGTTCAAGCCAAGTTCTGCGACACCCAAGGCAAGCGTTGGTGGGACCAGAAGGAATTCCAAGACCTTGATGGGTATCAGTACAGGAGGCTCAAGTGGGTCCGATCCAAGTTCACCATCTACAACTACTGCAACGATCGGGTCCGGTACCCTACTCTTTCTCCCGAGTGCAAGAGAGACGCAGATATATGA